A single window of Streptomyces sudanensis DNA harbors:
- a CDS encoding DUF1844 domain-containing protein: MSDATPSEPGPDFAAMTRDIAEVPAVEVIVTVAVNLMSAAAVKLGLTEEGDAHKDLDEARKLVHALAGLLDASATEISSFHAAPLRDGLKSLQLAFREASLVPDEPGRGPGEKYTGPVFG, translated from the coding sequence ATGAGTGACGCCACGCCCAGCGAGCCCGGACCCGACTTCGCCGCCATGACCCGCGACATCGCGGAGGTCCCCGCGGTGGAGGTGATCGTCACGGTGGCTGTGAACCTGATGAGCGCCGCCGCCGTGAAGCTCGGGCTGACCGAGGAGGGCGACGCGCACAAGGACCTCGACGAGGCCCGCAAGCTGGTGCACGCCCTGGCGGGCCTGCTGGACGCGAGCGCGACGGAGATCAGCTCCTTCCACGCGGCGCCGCTGCGGGACGGGCTGAAGTCCCTGCAGCTGGCGTTCCGCGAGGCGTCGCTGGTGCCGGACGAGCCGGGCCGGGGGCCGGGCGAGAAGTACACCGGCCCGGTCTTCGGCTGA
- the tatC gene encoding twin-arginine translocase subunit TatC has product MLKSARKKPKDPEGRMPLVDHLRELRNRLVKSLLAFIPLMSVALFFSKDIAEFLTLPVPRCVSELEPAARAGKCAVLSQIGITSPFTTYVKVGIMAGLVVSAPVWLYQLWAFIAPGLHKSEKKYAVSTVVIGTPLFLAGSYLAYWILPHAVPLLLSFSVEDSVNYITVDDMIGMTVKLVLAFGLAFQLPLLLILLNMGGVVSGARMLGWWRGMVMGIAIFAAIVTPTDPLSMIALQVPLTALYFAAVGFALLNDRRRRRQQGPELDDDEASRLDLTPEPIAPVEPVTAPAALPEQAGGGAGTAPARHAGSYDDVT; this is encoded by the coding sequence TTGCTCAAGTCCGCCCGCAAGAAGCCCAAGGACCCCGAGGGGCGGATGCCCCTCGTCGACCATCTGCGCGAGCTCCGCAACCGGCTGGTCAAGTCCCTGCTGGCCTTCATCCCGCTGATGAGCGTGGCGCTGTTCTTCTCCAAGGACATCGCCGAGTTCCTGACCCTGCCTGTGCCCCGGTGCGTGAGCGAGCTGGAGCCGGCCGCACGGGCCGGCAAGTGCGCCGTGCTCTCGCAGATCGGCATCACGTCCCCCTTCACCACGTACGTCAAGGTCGGCATCATGGCCGGCCTCGTCGTCTCCGCCCCGGTCTGGCTCTACCAGCTCTGGGCCTTCATCGCGCCCGGCCTGCACAAGAGCGAGAAGAAGTACGCGGTCTCCACGGTCGTCATCGGCACGCCGCTGTTCCTCGCGGGGAGCTACCTGGCGTACTGGATCCTCCCGCACGCGGTGCCGCTGCTGCTCAGCTTCAGCGTCGAGGACTCGGTGAACTACATCACCGTCGACGACATGATCGGCATGACCGTCAAGCTGGTCCTCGCGTTCGGCCTCGCCTTCCAGCTCCCGCTGCTGCTCATCCTGCTCAACATGGGCGGCGTGGTCAGCGGTGCGCGGATGCTCGGCTGGTGGCGCGGGATGGTGATGGGCATCGCGATCTTCGCGGCGATCGTCACGCCCACCGACCCGCTGTCCATGATCGCGCTCCAGGTTCCGCTCACGGCGCTGTACTTCGCGGCCGTCGGCTTCGCCCTGCTCAACGACCGCCGGCGGCGCCGGCAGCAGGGGCCCGAGCTCGACGACGACGAGGCGTCCCGCCTCGACCTCACGCCCGAGCCGATCGCCCCCGTGGAGCCCGTCACCGCGCCCGCGGCCCTGCCCGAGCAGGCGGGCGGAGGCGCCGGCACCGCCCCCGCCCGGCACGCGGGCTCCTACGACGACGTCACCTGA
- the mycP gene encoding type VII secretion-associated serine protease mycosin, with protein MKHTAAPGAAAAPGLGNTARLLLAALTATALALLPAAPARADGIRARQWGNEAINAERAWATTRGEGVTVAVLDTGVDETHPDLVGNVLPGKDLVGFGAKRGDRAWARHGTAMAGIIAGHGHGPGNGDGVVGVAPEAKILPVRVILEGADQARVRARQTRGGALAQGIRWAADQGADVINLSLGDDSESAHPEAAEDAAVQYALAKGAVVVASAGNGGEKGDRVSYPAAYPGVIAVTAVDRYGTRASFSTSRWYAAVSAPGVDVVIADPDRRYYEGWGTSAAAAFVSGAVALVRAAHPGLTPSQIRKLLADTASDGPEGGRDDHKGHGTVDPAAAIEAGAALRPADLKTAAAGYGREYFGPGPRRGPGPEEPAGPVAPIAGGVGALLVATAAVLWRGGRRTG; from the coding sequence ATGAAGCACACCGCCGCGCCGGGCGCCGCCGCCGCGCCGGGCCTCGGGAACACCGCCCGCCTGCTCCTCGCCGCCCTCACGGCCACCGCCCTGGCGCTCCTGCCCGCCGCCCCCGCCCGCGCGGACGGCATCCGCGCCCGCCAGTGGGGCAACGAGGCGATCAACGCCGAGCGGGCCTGGGCCACCACCAGGGGCGAGGGCGTCACCGTCGCCGTCCTCGACACCGGAGTGGACGAGACCCACCCCGACCTGGTCGGCAACGTCCTCCCCGGCAAGGACCTCGTCGGGTTCGGGGCCAAGCGCGGAGACCGCGCCTGGGCCCGCCACGGCACCGCCATGGCCGGCATCATCGCGGGGCACGGACACGGCCCCGGCAACGGCGACGGCGTCGTCGGCGTGGCCCCCGAGGCGAAGATCCTCCCCGTCCGCGTCATCCTCGAGGGCGCCGACCAGGCCCGCGTCCGCGCCCGCCAGACCCGCGGCGGCGCCCTCGCCCAGGGCATCCGCTGGGCCGCCGACCAGGGCGCCGACGTGATCAACCTCTCCCTCGGCGACGACAGCGAGTCCGCCCACCCCGAGGCCGCCGAGGACGCCGCCGTCCAGTACGCCCTCGCCAAGGGCGCCGTCGTCGTCGCCTCCGCCGGCAACGGCGGCGAGAAGGGCGACCGGGTCTCGTACCCCGCCGCCTACCCGGGCGTGATCGCCGTGACCGCCGTCGACCGCTACGGCACCCGCGCCTCGTTCTCCACCAGCCGCTGGTACGCCGCGGTCAGCGCGCCCGGCGTCGACGTCGTCATCGCCGACCCGGACCGCCGGTACTACGAGGGCTGGGGCACCAGCGCCGCCGCGGCGTTCGTCTCCGGCGCCGTCGCCCTCGTCCGCGCCGCGCACCCCGGCCTCACGCCCTCCCAGATCAGGAAGCTGCTCGCCGACACCGCGAGCGACGGCCCCGAGGGCGGCCGCGACGACCACAAGGGGCACGGGACGGTCGACCCGGCCGCCGCGATCGAGGCCGGCGCCGCTCTGCGCCCCGCCGACCTCAAGACCGCCGCCGCCGGCTACGGCCGCGAGTACTTCGGGCCCGGCCCGCGCCGCGGCCCCGGCCCCGAGGAGCCCGCCGGCCCCGTCGCCCCGATCGCGGGCGGCGTCGGCGCGCTGCTGGTGGCGACCGCCGCCGTGCTGTGGCGCGGAGGGCGCCGTACGGGGTGA
- a CDS encoding helix-turn-helix domain-containing protein: MDDKETPRVGAAVRRRRRALSLTLAAVAERSGLSVPFLSQIENERARPSARSLECIADALKTTAVELLDAGDAARTVDVVRAAACADDPGAPAGVRALVRGEHQMQAEEFTGEHDAGRELVLRNDALLYVADGTVEAEAEGRAYRLERGDTLYLSGGVRHRWRASGPGARVLVVSVAPHMEAAER; this comes from the coding sequence ATGGACGACAAGGAGACACCGCGGGTCGGTGCGGCCGTGCGCAGGAGGCGCAGGGCGCTGTCGCTGACCCTCGCCGCCGTCGCCGAGCGCAGCGGCCTGTCCGTGCCCTTTCTCAGCCAGATCGAGAACGAGCGCGCCCGCCCCAGCGCGCGGTCCCTGGAGTGCATCGCCGACGCGCTGAAGACCACCGCGGTCGAGCTGCTCGACGCGGGCGACGCCGCCCGCACGGTCGACGTCGTGCGGGCCGCGGCGTGCGCCGACGACCCGGGCGCCCCGGCCGGCGTCCGCGCGCTGGTGCGCGGCGAGCACCAGATGCAGGCCGAGGAGTTCACCGGCGAGCACGACGCGGGGCGCGAGCTGGTCCTCCGCAACGACGCCCTGCTGTACGTCGCCGACGGCACCGTGGAGGCGGAGGCCGAGGGCCGCGCGTACCGGCTGGAGCGCGGCGACACGCTCTACCTGTCCGGCGGGGTCCGCCACCGCTGGCGCGCCTCCGGACCGGGCGCGCGCGTCCTGGTCGTGTCGGTGGCGCCCCACATGGAGGCGGCGGAGCGGTGA
- a CDS encoding SseB family protein: MALKNIPDPGFSDDDGSADPRLAEALAAWAEDRGAEPRVLEALKGARLLVPVVTVLGEVEQDENGLRREKTSDMAVPTLTAGDRRALPAFTSTEALARWDPAARPVAVPLHQALQAAAHEKADTLVLDMAGPVPYELTGRALLALAEGRTSTDPLADPAVTGAVRAIVAAEPAVLRAHLGRGDGTDGTLALVLAPDAVPAEAARRVAAAMAADETLRARLVRGLDLALLPAGATPPGGPLYVRE; the protein is encoded by the coding sequence GTGGCGCTCAAGAACATTCCCGACCCCGGTTTCTCCGACGACGACGGCTCCGCCGACCCCCGGCTCGCCGAGGCCCTCGCGGCGTGGGCCGAGGACCGCGGCGCCGAGCCGCGCGTGCTGGAGGCGCTGAAGGGGGCCCGGCTCCTCGTCCCCGTCGTCACCGTCCTCGGCGAGGTCGAGCAGGACGAGAACGGGCTGCGCCGCGAGAAGACCAGCGACATGGCGGTGCCCACGCTCACCGCGGGCGACCGCCGCGCGCTGCCCGCGTTCACCTCCACCGAGGCGCTGGCCCGCTGGGACCCGGCGGCCCGCCCCGTCGCCGTGCCGCTGCACCAGGCGCTCCAGGCCGCCGCGCACGAGAAGGCCGACACGCTGGTCCTGGACATGGCGGGCCCGGTGCCGTACGAGCTGACCGGCCGGGCGCTGCTCGCCCTCGCCGAGGGCCGCACCAGCACCGACCCCCTCGCGGACCCCGCCGTCACCGGGGCCGTGCGGGCGATCGTCGCCGCCGAGCCGGCGGTGCTGCGCGCCCACCTGGGCCGCGGCGACGGCACGGACGGCACGCTGGCCCTGGTCCTCGCGCCGGACGCGGTCCCGGCGGAGGCGGCGCGCCGCGTGGCCGCGGCCATGGCGGCGGACGAGACGCTCAGGGCCCGCCTGGTGCGGGGCCTCGACCTGGCGCTGCTGCCGGCCGGGGCCACCCCGCCGGGCGGGCCCTTGTACGTACGGGAGTAG
- a CDS encoding LysR family transcriptional regulator, which yields MSLSHRVPDLGALELLLAVARHGSLGRAAREVGITQPAASARIRSMERLLGVALVDRSPRGSRLTEAGALVTDWARRVVEAAEAFDAGAQALRDRRDSRLRVAASMTIAEYLLPGWLIALRAERPGTAVSLRAGNSASVAALLLAGDADLGYVEGLAVPGGLDGVVVARDRLVVVAAPSHRWARRRAPLDPAELAATPLVLREHGSGTRQVLDSALAAHGGLAAPLMELASTTAVKAAAVSGAGPAVLSELAVTEELASRRLAEVPVEGADLRRALRAVWPAGPRPTGPARDLLSLSRAR from the coding sequence ATGAGCCTCTCCCACCGCGTGCCGGATCTCGGAGCCCTGGAGCTGCTGCTCGCCGTCGCACGGCACGGCAGCCTCGGCCGGGCGGCCCGCGAGGTCGGCATCACGCAGCCGGCCGCCAGCGCCCGCATCCGCTCCATGGAGCGGCTCCTGGGGGTCGCCCTCGTCGACCGCTCGCCCCGGGGCTCACGGCTCACCGAGGCGGGCGCCCTGGTCACCGACTGGGCGCGGCGCGTCGTCGAGGCGGCGGAGGCGTTCGACGCCGGAGCCCAGGCACTGCGCGACCGCCGGGACTCCCGGCTGCGCGTCGCCGCGTCGATGACCATCGCCGAGTACCTGCTGCCCGGCTGGCTGATCGCGCTGCGCGCCGAGCGGCCCGGTACGGCCGTGTCGCTGCGGGCGGGCAACTCCGCCTCGGTCGCCGCCCTGCTGCTCGCGGGCGACGCGGACCTCGGGTACGTGGAGGGCCTCGCCGTCCCGGGCGGGCTGGACGGCGTGGTCGTCGCCCGGGACCGGCTGGTGGTCGTCGCGGCGCCGTCGCACCGCTGGGCCCGCCGCCGGGCCCCGCTCGACCCCGCCGAACTGGCCGCGACGCCGCTGGTGCTGCGCGAGCACGGCTCCGGGACCCGGCAGGTCCTGGACTCGGCGCTGGCCGCGCACGGGGGGCTCGCGGCGCCGCTGATGGAGCTGGCGTCGACGACGGCGGTGAAGGCGGCCGCCGTGAGCGGTGCCGGACCGGCCGTCCTCAGCGAACTGGCGGTCACCGAGGAGCTGGCGTCCCGCCGCCTGGCGGAGGTCCCGGTCGAGGGCGCCGACCTGCGCCGCGCCCTGCGCGCCGTGTGGCCGGCCGGCCCCCGCCCCACCGGCCCGGCGCGGGACCTGCTGTCCCTGTCGCGGGCCCGCTGA
- the tatA gene encoding Sec-independent protein translocase subunit TatA, which yields MGQVGIWHLAIVVGIFVLLFGAKKLPEVARSLGKSARILKSEAAAMKNDGASREDASQTGTAEQTAAPRTIQAAPGDVASARPVDESKRTAQG from the coding sequence ATGGGTCAGGTCGGTATCTGGCATCTGGCCATCGTCGTGGGGATCTTCGTGCTGCTGTTCGGCGCGAAGAAACTGCCGGAGGTGGCCCGCTCGCTCGGCAAGTCCGCCCGCATCCTCAAGAGCGAGGCCGCCGCCATGAAGAACGACGGCGCCTCCCGGGAGGACGCGTCGCAGACCGGCACCGCCGAGCAGACCGCCGCACCCAGGACCATCCAGGCCGCTCCCGGCGACGTCGCGTCGGCCCGCCCCGTGGACGAGTCCAAGCGGACCGCCCAGGGCTGA
- a CDS encoding helical backbone metal receptor: MIRVVSLVPSLTEAVAATVPGALAGRTDWCVHPAGLDVPRIGGTKNPDVAAITALRPDLVVANEEENRPADLDALRSAGLDVLVTEIRGLEQALRELDRVLRACGAASRPRWLDEAEAAWAAPAPDGPPRTAVVPIWRRPWMVLGRDTFAGDLLARLGVANAYADHPERYPRVPLDELRTRGADLVVLPDEPYRFTAGDGPEAFPGLPAALVDGRHLTWYGPSLARAPRVLGRALRAASR; this comes from the coding sequence GTGATCCGCGTCGTGTCCCTGGTCCCGTCCCTCACCGAGGCCGTCGCCGCGACCGTGCCCGGTGCCCTCGCGGGCCGCACCGACTGGTGCGTCCACCCGGCGGGCCTCGACGTCCCCCGGATCGGCGGCACGAAGAACCCGGACGTGGCGGCGATCACCGCCCTCCGCCCGGACCTCGTCGTCGCCAACGAGGAGGAGAACCGCCCCGCCGACCTCGACGCCCTGCGCTCCGCCGGCCTCGACGTCCTGGTCACCGAGATCCGCGGCCTGGAGCAGGCGCTGCGCGAACTGGACCGGGTCCTGCGCGCCTGCGGCGCCGCCTCCCGGCCCCGCTGGCTCGACGAGGCCGAGGCCGCCTGGGCCGCGCCCGCCCCGGACGGGCCGCCCCGCACGGCGGTCGTGCCGATCTGGCGGCGGCCCTGGATGGTGCTCGGGCGCGACACGTTCGCCGGCGACCTCCTCGCCCGGCTCGGCGTCGCCAACGCGTACGCGGACCACCCCGAGCGCTATCCGCGCGTCCCGCTCGACGAACTGCGCACCCGCGGCGCCGACCTGGTCGTCCTGCCCGACGAGCCGTACCGGTTCACCGCCGGCGACGGACCCGAGGCGTTCCCCGGCCTGCCCGCCGCGCTCGTCGACGGGCGGCACCTCACCTGGTACGGCCCGTCCCTCGCCCGGGCGCCGCGGGTACTGGGCCGGGCCCTGCGAGCAGCGTCCCGCTGA
- a CDS encoding MerR family transcriptional regulator, translated as MRVGELSRRTGVSVPTIKYYVREGLLPAGELSSPNQARYDESHVRRLRLVRALIDVGGLSVAAVRDVLAAVEDPGRPVHEVLGAAHGRIAPRGGGPDDAARDAARRRAEELVARRGWRVDDGDPAIGSLADALAAFDRLGHARFAEVSLEAYAEAAERVAAADVAYVMREVVREDLVESVVVGTVLGDAVLGALRRLAQVDASARAYGVGEPPTGD; from the coding sequence GTGCGCGTGGGCGAGTTGAGTCGCAGGACCGGGGTCTCGGTGCCGACGATCAAGTACTACGTACGGGAGGGCCTGCTGCCCGCGGGGGAGCTGAGCAGCCCCAACCAGGCCCGGTACGACGAGTCGCATGTCCGCAGGCTGCGGCTCGTGCGGGCCCTCATCGACGTGGGCGGGCTCTCGGTGGCGGCGGTCCGGGACGTGCTGGCGGCCGTCGAGGACCCCGGACGCCCGGTGCACGAGGTCCTCGGCGCGGCACACGGCCGCATCGCACCGCGCGGGGGCGGGCCGGACGACGCGGCGCGGGACGCCGCCCGCAGGCGGGCCGAGGAACTGGTCGCCCGTCGCGGGTGGCGCGTGGACGACGGCGACCCGGCGATCGGGTCCCTGGCCGACGCGCTGGCGGCGTTCGACCGGTTGGGGCACGCCCGGTTCGCGGAGGTGTCGCTGGAGGCGTACGCCGAGGCGGCGGAACGGGTCGCCGCCGCCGACGTGGCGTACGTGATGCGGGAGGTGGTGCGGGAGGACCTGGTGGAGAGCGTCGTGGTCGGCACGGTCCTGGGCGACGCGGTCCTCGGGGCGCTGCGGCGCCTCGCCCAGGTCGACGCCTCGGCCCGCGCGTACGGCGTGGGGGAACCGCCCACCGGGGACTGA
- a CDS encoding amino acid deaminase/aldolase: MPPRAADRARYDRATAHLDAPFAVVDLDAFEANADDLARRAGGKPIRVASKSLRCRALLERVLARPGFTGVMSFTLGESLWLARAGFDDVLLAYPSADRAGFAELTADARLARAVTVTVDDPAQLDLVDAARGDGREEVRICLELDTSLRLLGGRVRVGALRSPLREPAELAELAGAVVRRRGFRLVGLMAYEGHVAGVGDAVADRPLRSRAVRLMQSVARRELAGRRAAAVAAVRAVAPDLEFVNGGGTGSVQYTAAEEAVTEVAAGSGLYVPGLFDHYTSFSGRPAALFAQPVVRRPGAGVVTVLGGGYPASGAPGRDRLPVPYLPEGLRYDPMEGPGEVQTPLLGPAADGLLVGDRVWFRHAKAGELCERFDRLHLVEGERVAATVPTYRGEGRTFL, translated from the coding sequence ATGCCTCCCCGCGCCGCCGATCGCGCCCGCTACGACCGGGCCACCGCGCACCTCGACGCCCCGTTCGCCGTCGTCGACCTGGACGCCTTCGAGGCCAACGCCGACGACCTCGCACGCCGCGCCGGGGGCAAGCCGATCCGGGTCGCGAGCAAGTCGCTGCGCTGCCGCGCGCTGCTGGAGCGGGTGCTGGCCCGGCCCGGTTTCACGGGGGTGATGTCGTTCACCCTGGGCGAGTCGCTGTGGCTGGCCCGGGCCGGTTTCGACGACGTGCTGCTGGCGTACCCGTCGGCGGACCGCGCCGGCTTCGCGGAGCTGACCGCCGACGCCCGGCTCGCACGCGCCGTCACGGTGACGGTGGACGACCCGGCGCAACTGGACCTCGTCGACGCGGCGCGCGGGGACGGCCGGGAGGAGGTGCGGATCTGCCTGGAGCTGGACACGTCGCTGCGGCTGCTCGGCGGGCGCGTACGCGTCGGCGCGCTGCGGTCGCCGCTGCGGGAGCCCGCCGAACTGGCGGAGCTGGCGGGCGCGGTGGTGCGGCGGCGCGGATTCCGGCTGGTGGGACTGATGGCGTACGAGGGGCACGTCGCGGGGGTCGGCGACGCGGTGGCGGACCGGCCGCTGCGGTCGCGGGCGGTCCGGCTGATGCAGTCGGTGGCGCGGCGGGAGCTGGCGGGGCGGCGGGCGGCCGCGGTGGCCGCCGTCCGGGCCGTGGCGCCGGACCTGGAGTTCGTCAACGGCGGCGGGACCGGGAGCGTGCAGTACACGGCGGCCGAGGAGGCGGTGACGGAGGTCGCAGCGGGTTCGGGGCTGTACGTGCCGGGGCTGTTCGACCACTACACGTCGTTCAGCGGCCGGCCCGCCGCCCTGTTCGCGCAGCCGGTGGTGCGCCGGCCGGGCGCGGGCGTCGTGACGGTGCTGGGCGGCGGGTACCCCGCGTCGGGGGCGCCGGGCCGGGACCGGCTGCCGGTGCCGTACCTGCCGGAGGGGCTGCGGTACGACCCGATGGAGGGGCCGGGCGAGGTGCAGACGCCGCTGCTGGGCCCGGCCGCCGACGGCCTGCTGGTCGGCGACCGGGTGTGGTTCCGGCACGCGAAGGCGGGCGAGCTGTGCGAGCGGTTCGACCGGCTGCACCTGGTCGAGGGCGAACGGGTGGCGGCGACCGTGCCCACCTACCGCGGCGAGGGCCGGACGTTCCTGTAG
- a CDS encoding siderophore-interacting protein: protein MADEPSRRTPKVHEAQVVRTERIAPHLVRVVLGGRGLDSFATGGLTDHYVKILFPPEGVTYPEPFDLERIRQELPRDRWPAQRTYTVRAWDPVERELTIDFVVHGDEGLAGPWAARARAGETVRFLGPGGGYAPDPEADWHLLAGDESALPAIAAALEALPDDAVAHALIEVDGPDDELKIAAPAGARVRWLPRRGRPVGEALVEAVRELDFPEGTVHAFVHGEAGAVRELRRHLRGDRGIPLERLSISGYWRLGKSDEAWRAVKREWNAQVEREEQSS from the coding sequence GTGGCGGACGAGCCGTCCCGCAGGACACCGAAGGTCCACGAGGCCCAGGTGGTGCGCACGGAGCGAATCGCTCCGCACCTGGTGCGGGTCGTGCTCGGCGGCCGGGGGCTGGACTCCTTCGCCACCGGCGGCCTCACCGACCACTACGTCAAGATCCTGTTCCCGCCGGAGGGCGTGACGTACCCGGAGCCGTTCGACCTGGAGCGGATCCGGCAGGAGCTGCCGCGCGACCGGTGGCCGGCGCAGCGCACCTACACGGTGCGCGCCTGGGACCCGGTCGAGCGGGAGCTGACGATCGACTTCGTGGTGCACGGCGACGAGGGGCTGGCCGGCCCCTGGGCGGCGCGGGCGCGGGCCGGCGAGACGGTCCGGTTCCTCGGCCCGGGCGGGGGGTACGCGCCGGACCCGGAGGCCGACTGGCATCTGCTGGCGGGCGACGAGAGCGCCCTGCCGGCGATCGCGGCCGCGCTGGAGGCGCTGCCGGACGACGCCGTGGCGCACGCGTTGATCGAGGTGGACGGGCCGGACGACGAGCTGAAGATCGCCGCGCCGGCCGGCGCGCGGGTGCGCTGGCTGCCGCGCCGCGGCCGCCCGGTCGGCGAGGCGCTGGTCGAGGCCGTACGGGAGCTGGACTTCCCCGAGGGCACCGTCCACGCCTTCGTCCACGGCGAGGCGGGAGCGGTGCGGGAGTTGCGCCGGCACCTGCGCGGGGACCGCGGAATCCCCCTGGAGCGCCTGTCGATCTCGGGCTACTGGCGCCTGGGCAAGTCGGACGAGGCGTGGCGCGCGGTCAAGCGCGAGTGGAACGCCCAGGTGGAGCGCGAGGAGCAGTCCTCCTAG
- a CDS encoding C4-dicarboxylate ABC transporter — PRRAPGVRHLGPQFHAAVMGTGIVGTAGASLPAPVPGLRTAGTALWALALLALAVLLAARAAHWAYHRDRARAHLLDPAVAPFHGCLSMALTSVGGGTLLLGRDWIGEGPAVAVAAALWVSGTAAGLVVAVGVPYLMVVRHRVEGPSPLWLLPVVAPMVSAATGPPLAAYLPAGQARGTLLAGCLGMFGLSLLATLLVLPPVFGRLVTDGPPPDAAAPALLLVLGPLGQSVTAAGALADAAPGVPYARVLAVAYGLPVAGFALLWLALAGALVVRARRRGMRFAMTWWAFTFPVGTCVTGLGALARHTGLAVLGGAAAALYALLVAGWLAAASGTVRGLVSGTLLAGPGPVPAAPGRGTGRTR, encoded by the coding sequence CCCCGCCGCGCCCCCGGTGTGCGGCACCTCGGCCCGCAGTTCCACGCCGCCGTCATGGGCACCGGGATCGTCGGCACCGCGGGCGCCTCCCTGCCCGCGCCCGTACCGGGCCTGCGCACGGCCGGTACGGCGCTGTGGGCCCTGGCCCTGCTCGCGCTGGCCGTACTGCTGGCCGCCCGGGCCGCGCACTGGGCGTACCACCGCGACCGGGCGCGGGCGCACCTGCTGGACCCGGCGGTCGCCCCGTTCCACGGCTGCCTGTCGATGGCGCTGACCTCGGTTGGCGGCGGGACGCTGCTCCTGGGGCGGGACTGGATCGGCGAGGGCCCGGCGGTGGCGGTGGCGGCCGCCCTGTGGGTCTCGGGGACGGCGGCCGGCCTGGTGGTGGCGGTGGGGGTGCCGTACCTGATGGTGGTGCGGCACCGCGTCGAGGGGCCCTCCCCGCTGTGGCTGCTGCCGGTGGTCGCGCCGATGGTGTCGGCGGCCACCGGGCCGCCGCTGGCCGCGTACCTGCCCGCGGGGCAGGCGCGGGGGACGCTGCTCGCGGGCTGCCTCGGCATGTTCGGGCTGAGCCTGCTGGCGACGCTGCTGGTCCTGCCGCCGGTCTTCGGCCGGCTGGTGACGGACGGCCCTCCCCCGGACGCGGCGGCGCCGGCGCTGCTGCTGGTCCTGGGGCCGCTGGGCCAGTCGGTGACCGCCGCGGGAGCCCTCGCGGACGCGGCGCCGGGCGTGCCGTACGCGCGGGTGCTCGCCGTGGCGTACGGGCTGCCGGTGGCGGGGTTCGCGCTGCTGTGGCTGGCGCTGGCCGGGGCGCTGGTGGTGCGGGCCCGGCGCCGCGGGATGCGCTTCGCGATGACGTGGTGGGCGTTCACCTTCCCCGTCGGGACGTGTGTGACGGGGCTGGGGGCGCTGGCCCGGCACACGGGCCTGGCGGTGCTCGGCGGGGCCGCGGCGGCGCTGTACGCGCTGCTGGTCGCCGGGTGGCTGGCGGCGGCTTCGGGGACGGTGCGGGGCCTGGTCAGCGGGACGCTGCTCGCAGGGCCCGGCCCAGTACCCGCGGCGCCCGGGCGAGGGACGGGCCGTACCAGGTGA
- a CDS encoding 5'-3' exonuclease, with protein MSTRTGRCLLLDTASLYFRAYFGVPESVRAPDGTPVNAVRGLLDFIARLVADHRPDTLVACMDADWRPAWRVELIPSYKAHRVAAGTGPGAPDAEEVPDALSPQVPVIEAVLDAVGVARVGVAGYEADDVIGTLAGRAAGPVDIVTGDRDLFQLVDDARGVRVLYPVKGVGTLQVVDGEWLRGKYGVDGPGYADLAVLRGDPSDGLPGVPGVGEKTAAKLLESFGDLAGITAALDDPAAGLTPAQRRRLDAARDYLAVAPKVVRVADDVPLPPFDPALPTAPKDPEALGTLAERWGLGGSLQRLLAALSR; from the coding sequence ATGTCGACCCGAACCGGCAGGTGCCTCCTGCTCGACACCGCGTCCCTGTACTTCCGGGCCTACTTCGGGGTCCCCGAATCGGTGCGCGCCCCGGACGGCACGCCGGTGAACGCGGTGCGCGGGCTGCTGGACTTCATCGCCCGGCTGGTGGCCGACCACCGCCCGGACACCCTGGTGGCCTGCATGGACGCGGACTGGCGGCCGGCCTGGCGGGTGGAGCTGATCCCCTCGTACAAGGCCCACCGGGTCGCCGCGGGGACGGGCCCCGGCGCGCCGGACGCGGAGGAGGTGCCGGACGCGCTGTCGCCGCAGGTCCCGGTGATCGAGGCGGTGCTGGACGCGGTGGGCGTGGCGCGGGTGGGGGTCGCCGGGTACGAGGCGGACGACGTGATCGGCACCCTCGCGGGCCGGGCGGCGGGGCCGGTGGACATCGTCACGGGCGACCGGGACCTGTTCCAGCTGGTGGACGACGCGCGCGGGGTCCGGGTGCTGTACCCGGTCAAGGGCGTGGGGACGCTGCAGGTGGTGGACGGGGAGTGGCTGCGCGGGAAGTACGGCGTGGACGGGCCGGGCTACGCGGACCTGGCCGTGCTGCGGGGCGATCCGAGCGACGGGCTGCCGGGGGTGCCGGGCGTCGGCGAGAAGACCGCCGCGAAGCTGCTGGAGTCGTTCGGGGACCTGGCCGGGATCACGGCCGCGCTGGACGACCCGGCGGCGGGGCTGACGCCGGCGCAGCGGCGGCGGCTGGACGCGGCGCGGGACTACCTGGCGGTCGCGCCGAAGGTGGTGCGGGTCGCGGACGACGTCCCGCTGCCCCCGTTCGACCCGGCGCTGCCGACCGCGCCGAAGGACCCGGAGGCACTGGGCACTTTGGCGGAAAGATGGGGTCTCGGCGGGTCGTTGCAGCGCCTGCTCGCCGCCCTCTCCCGATGA